GCAAGCAGGTACTGTGTCTCTACGTGTCTTTGCCCAGGCCCGTCAAAAGGAAGATATTGAAGCGTCCAAGTTCAAAGTTCCAATCTATGCACTCCGCATGCAGAGTTACCCCGGGTACCATATGAATCTTGATTTCAGAACCATGGTTCCCAAGCCCTTTATGGAGATGTTTCCTGCTTTGATGCCTGTCTCTGCAATTGATCACCGTGTTGTCATGAGCACAGGTACTACACACCGCGTTGAGCCTCCTACACAAACAGCAAAGTACCCCATAGTACGTCCATCTACTGAAACGCATGGACCGGTGGACATGCTCACCTTTGGACCGACCGAGTGGGCGCCGCTGGGTAGCGTCGTGCACGCAAGGTCAGGCGACAAGGGCGACAACTCCAACGTTGGATTCTTTGTACGAAACGATGATGAATACGCCTGGCTAAGGAACTTGTTGACTGTTTCAAAATTGAAGCACTTGTTTGGAGATGATTGGTTCAAAATGAATCCTGATAGGAGAGTTGAGAGAGTCGAGTTTCCAGGCATCAACGCCGTTCACTTGTAAGTTCATCCTATCTGTGATAACAAGGTGCTAACCGTGGTGTAGCCGAGTTTTGGATAACTTGAACGGAGGTATTGCTTCGTCTGATCGAATCGATGGATTGGGTAAGGGAATTGCAGAGTATTTGAGGAGTCGATATGTCGATGTACCAAAGGCGTTTTTGGATAGAGGGCGGATCTAACCCATTTACAAGGATAGATAGTCGATGTAGATTGAATACCAGTACTCCGGTCGTGGGTATAATTCTCAAGTTCAAAGTAGAGCTTAATTCATTTTAGAGTTGTCGGGGAGTCCTACTTGGTGTAGCCTTGAAGGGCTCTGGAATGCATCATCGCCCAGAAACAAACTTCAAAATGTCATCTTACTACCAAACAGAATACAGCTATATCCGTACATGCCTCCAGTACATCCCTAGGTTACTAGTCTAGAGCACTACTAACCTTGAACTGCTACCCACATGCCCAAACCTCATTCGCCAATTAACTTCAGTAATTCTTCGGTGCAGTTTCAACCGAGGTTGGAGTAGCTCGGTCTCCGCGATGAAAGCGCTCGCCAAGCCCCGGACGATAATTAAGCGCAATATATCAAATAGTCAATCATGGGAGTACAAATGCGCATCATGACTATCTCAGACAATGATATAGCGTACGAATAAACTGGTACGATCACAATCACATTTAACAAACAGAAATGGACTTTACAATATATTCAAGACTGCGCAAGTTCATGTTACACGTACAATCTCCTTCACTCTTCCACTATATCGTCTTCCTCTGCTTTTTCTTCGACGTCGCCGCCAACCCCTTGCTCTCGTAACGCCTAAATCCGCAGACTCCCTAGTCATAGGTATATATTCGATCGAGGTGATGGTGGTGTGGGTTCAGAGTGATGTGCGTATATGTCCAAATTGTCCCGCTATCACGCCGGACAAGACAAACGAAAATAAGATGGGATTACGCAtggtttgttttgttttgttttgttttgttttgggGGGATATCACAAAAGATGCTGCATTTAAACGGTCTCGAGCTTGTCGAGGATGGCACGGGTGAACTCGTGGGTGGTGGACTTGCCGCCCATATCGGGAGTGCGGACCTTGCTGCAGGGTTGTTAGCAGATGTTTTTTTCTGAGTATACGACAATGAACTTACCCCTCGGCAATGACGGCGTAGGTGGCCTTGGAGATGCGGTTGGCATGCTCATCGAGGCCAAGGTGTCGCAGCAGCATGCTACCGGACAGAAGCATGGCAGTGGGGTTAGCCTGGTCCTTGCCCTTGATGTCAAGACCGACGTGACGGCAACCAGGCTCGAAAACAGCAACCTCGCGACCCATGTTGCAACCAGGGACAATACCGGGACCACCAACAAGGGCAGCACCAATGTTGGACAGGATACCACCGTAAAGGTTAGGCATGACCATGACGTCGAACTGCTGAGGACGAGAGACAGCCTGCATGGAGGCGTTGTCGACAATCATGTCGTTGGTCTCGAGGGTGGGGTACTCCTTGGCGACCTGGTGGAAGGTGCTGCGGAAGAGACCGTCGGCAAGCTTCATGATGTTGGCCTTGTGGATGCAAGTAACCTTGGATCGGCCGTTGGCGAGGGCGAAAGAGAAGGCGAACTTGGCGATACGCTCAGACTTGGCGCGGGTGATGATCTTGAGGGACTCGACAACACCCTCGACGCTCTGGTGCTCAAGACCAGAGTACTCACCCTCGGTGTTCTCTCGGATGATGCACAGGTCGACGTCCTTGTGGCGGGTCTCGTAACCGGGGATGTTCTTGATCAAGCTGATGCTGGCGTAGATGTCGAGCTCCTGTCGCATGGCGACGTTGAAGCTCTGGTGGCCGGATCGGCTGATGGGAGTGTGGAGGATACCCTTGAGACCGAGCTTGTTGCGCTTGAGAGAAGCGACAGACTCGCGGAAAGCATCCTCAGTGCGGCCGGCGCCCTCGAGACCAGAAACCTCGATCTGCTCCCACTCAACGGGGACGTTGTCGGCCTTGAAGACGGTCTTGACAGACTCGGCAACCTCGGTACCGATACCATCACCGGGGATGAGGGTGACGGTGTACTTGCCGCCGTACTTGGCAGGCTTGAAGATGTCGGACTGGACGGTGGCGAAGGATCGGGCGAGCTGGGGTTGTTGCTTGGCGACGCCGCGCAGCAGCTGAAGAGAGTTAGCGACATGATCAATTGAAGTTTGGAGTGTTTGTCAAATCAATCTGAGCCATTTGTGTACTGCAGTTGTTTTTGGAGTAATGCTCGCTTGGTCGCAATGATGATCATGACATGATGCATGTCGTCACCCACAATTGAATCACTGCGGGCATTCCTCCAAAAACAAGACAGAAACACACAAAAAAGCTCATCATGATAGCGACAGACGAAACGTACCTGGGCCGATCGGAGAGATCCTCGAGACAACATGATGACGGGTGGGGGTATCTTTGAAAAgtagagaggagaggagaggttTCTTAGGAGGGGAAGACCGCGCACGAGggaggaaaaagaaagaaagaggggaggaagttgaagattgaagaggaagagatgtTTTCAAAAGTAAGAGTTTAGTTTAGGTAACATAAGTTATTATCTAGAGAGCAAATCGCGCATGGCCCCTTCTTGGTTGCCCAGTTCCAGTTCCAGTCAGTTCCCGTTTCCAGGACCTATTTTTCTTGGATTTACTCTATTGGTGTCGCATTGGCCGAGCTTGACatatttttctctctcttttctttcggCTGCCGCTCGGAAAACGCGATTGTTCCGAGCTGTCACTGGTTCAAGTGGAGTTTAAAGCCCGGAGGCTTAGTCTGTAACTGGTAGCTTGTGGGGTTGAACCTCTCTGTAAAGCCGGCTCCGTCGCTAGACTTTAGTGCTCAAGGGCTACAAACGACGTCACAAAAATAATGGATGTCGAGCAGAAACAATACAGATTAATggatataaagataaaactAATTGATTGATACAACTGCTCTGTTTCTTTGACCACCACAAGATACATTCATGCACCAAACAACCCTCTCTTACCACAATTCATACATACATATCATGACGACCATATCGAGCTTTATTCTCAATGTGGATCTTTTCAAGCGGGCCAAGCAAACCTTGGCGCGTCAGGTTGCAAGCATTGGGTTTACTCGGACGTCGTAGTTACGAAACTATCAAAATACCATACTCCGAAGCGACTGAATACTGAATAACCTCATCAAGTTACTCATCGCATTTAGACAAAATACATTCATCAATATTCTCTCACATACGCTATTCGTAGCCATGCCTATATCCTTTATACGTTGATCCAGGCTACTAATCCATCCTTTTCATTCATCAATCCGCCTCATAATACTCATAATATGCCATACAATGTAAAACCAAAACTCCAGAAAACACCATTCGCGCTTTCTCAAACACGTGGATCATCATTCGGGTACAGCCACTAACCCTGTacgtcttcatcctcgtccaGAGGCTCAACTCGTACCAAGATCTCTTCGAGAAGTCCCTCCAGGAAACTACCAACTTCTCGGCCCATTCCAACAGGTTCAGCCTTGTCGTAATGATCAATCTCTTTGCAGACATGTGCAAGCTTGTACACCAACTTTCTCAACTTTTCATGTGCAGCTTCAGCTCGTTGCTGCTGAGGCGGGATTTGAGTTGGGTTCTGTCCGGGCTTATACAATTGCTGGAGGTTGATCTGTCGCCGCTTAAGCGCCTCTTCAAGCGCTGGAAAGATGACATCGTTAAGTGCATCCAGCTCGCCATTCGGGTTAGCCGGGGAAGGTGTAGGGAACGCAGAAGGGGCAGTAAACTCGGACGGGCTAGGTGAGTTCTttggaggaagaggccgGGGACCTTGGGCTCCCCCAGGAAGAGGTACAATAACCTGAGGTGTAGAAGTGTGTTGTAATGACGGCATCCTTTGTTGCGAAGTAGCTTGGTTAGGTCTATACGGAGGTATCTCTGGTAGACTCATTTGCTTGGTGGTGGTTGGTCGTGTTAGATGTGCCGGCGGAGCAGGCGGTCTCTGTGgcggttgaggttgaggactCCTGCTCTCCTTTGGCTCATAGCCCAAATTGAGCATACCAATGTCACGCTGCAATTCATTTTGGAGCTCGCGATCATACTCTGGGGACTCGGGTACCGGTGCAGTGTGTACTGTTCTCAAGGGCCGAGGAGTATCTGCGCTATCTCTAGTAGGCAGCTTCAAAGGGGTTTGAGGCAACGCTCTTGCAGGTGACTGTGGCTGTTGGTATTGCGACTGGGGGACAGCCTTTCGTTGTGGGCTTGACTGTCTCGAGTTGGGCGCTTTAACCGTTTCAAGTGGCTGGAGTGCAAAATCTCGCTTCATTGGACTGACTTCGCGTCGTTGCTCACAATAATCCTCTTCACTTTCCAAAGGTCGGGAGGCGCGAGCATTTGTCGCATTCTCATCCAGGGTATTGAGGCCTGGTCGGCTAACAATACCCCCTCGGTCACCAACAAGTCTGACGGTGCCAAAATCCCACATATCTTCATCGACTCGCTCACGCTCTGCTGGGGGTCGGCCATCGTGGACAGATTCCCAGTTATCATCGTCCTCGCCCTTATGCGCAGCCGTCCAGCGCGAGTGTCTTTCAATGAGCTCAGTCAGGTAAGTTGCCCGCTTTGCCCGTCTAATAAAAGGATGGCGCAGCATGTCCTTCGCTGTTGGTCTGTCTTTGGGATCCCGCTGCAGACATGACTCGATGAAATCTTTAAAGGCTTTGGTAAAGTTGCCTTCAAGCCGTGGTGGAGGGTTCTTGgggatgaggaagaggaccTTCATGGGGTGAATATCAGCATAAGGGGGTTCCCCATTCGCCAATTCAAGTGCCGTTATACCAAGAGACCAAATATCGGCCTTGTGGTCGTACCCAGATTGCTTAATGACTTCTGGGGCCATCCAAAAAGGGGTTCCGACAAAAGTGTTCTTCTTGGTCATGGTTGCTGAAAGCTGACCTGAGACGCCAAAATCGGCCAGTTTAACCTGGCCATTGCTGCTGAGAAGCACATTGGCAGCTATAGACAGTTAGCAATGCTTGACAGTCGAGCTCTATTCTTACCCTTGACATCCCGATGTAGCTTCTTGTCTGTATGGAGGTAATCCAATCCCATAAGCAACTCTCGCACAATAATGGCAATGTAATCCTCGCTAATCAATCCTGGCTTCATGAGGTCGGCGCAGCTTCCACCTGAACAAAATTCCATGACAATCCATAGCTCAGCGCCTTTCGCGTAAGATCCATAGTACTTGGTGACATATGGGGATTGTAGCTCGGACAGGATAGCGATTTCCTGTATAATATCCTCGACCTCGTCCTCGGCGCTTTCAATATCGATGACTTTGATCGCAACAGATTGGCCTGTTCTCTTGTCGACTCTATCACCTCGTTAGCTAGAGCTTGCAGGCGCAGGAGAGTGTCCGTACCCTTTGTAGACTTTGCCAAAACTACCACCACCTACACAATGTTAATTGATTGCTCATGATGCATATGTAGCACGACACAACTGTGCAGTTACTGACCGATACAGTATTCCTTCGAGTAGA
This Fusarium poae strain DAOMC 252244 chromosome 3, whole genome shotgun sequence DNA region includes the following protein-coding sequences:
- a CDS encoding hypothetical protein (BUSCO:13219at5125), coding for MADREHDIEEGNEALDPELLYSKEYCIGGGSFGKVYKGVDKRTGQSVAIKVIDIESAEDEVEDIIQEIAILSELQSPYVTKYYGSYAKGAELWIVMEFCSGGSCADLMKPGLISEDYIAIIVRELLMGLDYLHTDKKLHRDVKAANVLLSSNGQVKLADFGVSGQLSATMTKKNTFVGTPFWMAPEVIKQSGYDHKADIWSLGITALELANGEPPYADIHPMKVLFLIPKNPPPRLEGNFTKAFKDFIESCLQRDPKDRPTAKDMLRHPFIRRAKRATYLTELIERHSRWTAAHKGEDDDNWESVHDGRPPAERERVDEDMWDFGTVRLVGDRGGIVSRPGLNTLDENATNARASRPLESEEDYCEQRREVSPMKRDFALQPLETVKAPNSRQSSPQRKAVPQSQYQQPQSPARALPQTPLKLPTRDSADTPRPLRTVHTAPVPESPEYDRELQNELQRDIGMLNLGYEPKESRSPQPQPPQRPPAPPAHLTRPTTTKQMSLPEIPPYRPNQATSQQRMPSLQHTSTPQVIVPLPGGAQGPRPLPPKNSPSPSEFTAPSAFPTPSPANPNGELDALNDVIFPALEEALKRRQINLQQLYKPGQNPTQIPPQQQRAEAAHEKLRKLVYKLAHVCKEIDHYDKAEPVGMGREVGSFLEGLLEEILVRVEPLDEDEDLLRGVAKQQPQLARSFATVQSDIFKPAKYGGKYTVTLIPGDGIGTEVAESVKTVFKADNVPVEWEQIEVSGLEGAGRTEDAFRESVASLKRNKLGLKGILHTPISRSGHQSFNVAMRQELDIYASISLIKNIPGYETRHKDVDLCIIRENTEGEYSGLEHQSVEGVVESLKIITRAKSERIAKFAFSFALANGRSKVTCIHKANIMKLADGLFRSTFHQVAKEYPTLETNDMIVDNASMQAVSRPQQFDVMVMPNLYGGILSNIGAALVGGPGIVPGCNMGREVAVFEPGCRHVGLDIKGKDQANPTAMLLSGSMLLRHLGLDEHANRISKATYAVIAEGKVRTPDMGGKSTTHEFTRAILDKLETV